The Anopheles coluzzii chromosome 2, AcolN3, whole genome shotgun sequence genome window below encodes:
- the LOC125906855 gene encoding uncharacterized protein LOC125906855, with product MVFTQMVTIQLVTGSGLLLLLVSINLSYVEPSCTLLDFRGRPIKRAGYVHSALNYLRYDSSFYTPYSFFNSTLGLDCVNSNITYKNRRLSIILYCPIAPGPADQQYIDVFPTDPKLIRLAHRWNDCHSTTYRLHYDDASRSFYLKATMNTEDGNRTSMFLAQKQWADAEIEKMDSKFDAQYSFHPGGNCSCRYRLEMLVAFDRLKNCNGLFGKTNHPVLLSLIAMLIMQQWTK from the coding sequence ATGGTATTCACCCAGATGGTTACGATACAGCTTGTTACGGGCAGCGgtttgcttctgctgcttgtaAGTATTAATTTGTCGTACGTCGAACCATCCTGTACACTGCTGGACTTTCGTGGCCGGCCGATCAAGCGTGCTGGATACGTTCACAGTGCATTAAACTACCTGCGATACGACAGCTCGTTCTACACACCGTACAGCTTTTTCAACTCCACGCTAGGATTAGACTGCGTGAATAGCAACATCACGTACAAAAATCGTCGCTTGAGCATCATTTTGTACTGCCCGATAGCGCCGGGTCCCGCTGACCAACAGTACATCGATGTCTTTCCGACCGACCCAAAGTTGATTCGTTTAGCGCACAGGTGGAACGATTGCCACAGTACCACGTACCGTTTGCATTATGACGATGCGTCCCGCTCATTTTACCTGAAGGCAACCATGAATACAGAGGACGGCAATCGAACCAGCATGTTTCTAGCCCAGAAGCAGTGGGCCGATGCGGAGATTGAGAAAATGGATAGTAAGTTCGATGCACAGTACTCGTTTCATCCCGGAGGTAATTGCAGCTGTCGGTATCGGCTGGAGATGTTGGTTGCGTTTGACCGGTTGAAAAATTGCAATGGTTTGTTCGGCAAGACAAACCATCCTGTTCTTCTTTCACTTATTGCGATGTTGATAATGCAACAGTGgactaaataa